The Poriferisphaera corsica DNA segment GCTGATCTTGACCGGATCGCTTTCGATACTCGGTCTTCGACGCCGCAAGGCATGTTAATGCGTCATGTGTTTTATGTTCTTGGTGATCTGTTAGCCGTTGCATTGGATCAACGATGACGTACCGTAAGCATAAGTTAAAGCACATGAAACGCTTAAATTTTTGACAACACTTATTCCACTATTAGTAAGGCCTCGCAGATCATTGATCCGCGAGGCCTTCTTTGTTTTACATCTGTTGATTGTTTACATGTGAATGGCGCGATCTTCGACAGCTAAGGCTGCTTCCTTGACCGCTTCACTCAAAGTTGGGTGGGCGTGACAAGTTCTCGCGATGTCTTCGGCACTTGCCCCGAACTCCATGGCAGCTGTACATTCAGCGATCAGATCACCGGCATGCGGGCCAATGATGTGAACGCCTAAAACGCGATCAGTTTTGGCATGTGTCAAGATCTTCACAAACCCTTCTGCGTATTCGATGGCCTTAGCGCGGCCGTTGGCGATAAAGGGGAACTTGCCTTTGCGGTATTCAACCGCTTCATCTTTCAGTTCATCTTCTGTTTTACCAACGGCTGCGATTTCAGGGTGCGTATACACAACGGCTGGTATTGCTTTGTAGTTCACGTGGCCGAAACCAGTTACGATCTTTTCAACACATGCCATGCCTTCTTCTTCAGCTTTGTGAGCTAGCATTGGGCCGGGGATAACATCACCGATTGCATAGACGCCCTCGATGTTGGTTTTGTAATCGTCATCGACAATGATCCAACCACGATCATCACGTTTCACGCCAACATCCTCTAACCCAAGGTTAGCAGTAAACGGAGCGCGACCGACCGCAACGAGAACACGGTCGGCTTCGATTGGATCGCCATTGCGTCTTTCAATGGTGATCTTGTTATTTTCAATATTTGCGCCCTGCACGCGGCTACGAAGCTCAAACTTCATACCCTGTTTTTCAAGCAGTTTATGCGCTTCTTTCGCAACTTCAGAGTCAATTCCGGGCAGAATACGGTCAAGGTATTCGACAATGGTTACTTCTGCACCGAGGCGGCGCCAAACAGAACCGAGTTCAATACCAATGTACCCTCCACCGATGACAGCTAAATGCTTGGGAACTTCTTTGTAATTCAATGCTTCGGTTGAGGTGTCGACACGTTCACTATCAAGTTCAACGCCAGCGATGGTCGCGGAGCGTGAACCTGTTGCGATAATGATGTTGTCAGCTTCAAGTTCTTCAACCTGAACACCACCCGATTCAACGATCACTGTGCGGTCTTTCGTAAACTTGGCATTGCCTTCATATCGTGTGATTTTGTTTTTCTTAAGTAATGCTTCAATCCCCTTGGTCAGCCCTTGAACGATTTTGTCTTTTCGTTTAAGCATTTTTCCAAGATCTAGCGAAACACCTTTTACATTGATGCCATGCACACCGATCTGCTTTTTGATCTCTTCGTACTTTTCAGACGATTCGAGCAATGCTTTTGATGGGATACAGCCAACACGTAAGCAGGTACCGCCCATTACCTTGTTTTTGTCCACTATCGCAACGTCTAATCCAAGTTGTGCAGCACGGATCGCTGCAACATATCCCCCGGGGCCTGCACCAATCACAATCATCTGATGTTTCTTCGTACTCATATCACTTCCATTCTCAGTCATGAAATCTCTTCCGCCGCCCTGAATCGATGCCCAATAACCTGTATGCTGCGCATGATTTGATCATTTTATTTCATACGCATTACTAATTTATAATTAGATTTCCATCAGCATGCGAGAGGGATCTTCGAGTGCATCTTTAATGCGGATTAAGAAACTGACCGCTTCACGACCATCAACGATGCGATGATCATATGTCAGGGCGATATACATCATGGGTCGTACTTCAACCGTTTCCTTACCGGGCTGACCGACAGCGATTGGACGACGAATGATGTTGTGCATCCCCAAAACCCCCGATTGCGGCGGGTTGATAATCGGCGTGGACATCATTGAGCCGTAGACACCCCCATTGGTGATGGTGAAAGTGCCGCCGGTTAATTCTTCGAGTTTGATTTTATTATCCCGCGCCGCTTTGCCGTATTGAGTGATTGCTTGTTCAATCTCAGCGAAGCTAAGTCGC contains these protein-coding regions:
- the lpdA gene encoding dihydrolipoyl dehydrogenase; the protein is MTENGSDMSTKKHQMIVIGAGPGGYVAAIRAAQLGLDVAIVDKNKVMGGTCLRVGCIPSKALLESSEKYEEIKKQIGVHGINVKGVSLDLGKMLKRKDKIVQGLTKGIEALLKKNKITRYEGNAKFTKDRTVIVESGGVQVEELEADNIIIATGSRSATIAGVELDSERVDTSTEALNYKEVPKHLAVIGGGYIGIELGSVWRRLGAEVTIVEYLDRILPGIDSEVAKEAHKLLEKQGMKFELRSRVQGANIENNKITIERRNGDPIEADRVLVAVGRAPFTANLGLEDVGVKRDDRGWIIVDDDYKTNIEGVYAIGDVIPGPMLAHKAEEEGMACVEKIVTGFGHVNYKAIPAVVYTHPEIAAVGKTEDELKDEAVEYRKGKFPFIANGRAKAIEYAEGFVKILTHAKTDRVLGVHIIGPHAGDLIAECTAAMEFGASAEDIARTCHAHPTLSEAVKEAALAVEDRAIHM